In Aureibaculum algae, the following are encoded in one genomic region:
- a CDS encoding type IV secretory system conjugative DNA transfer family protein — MNLSIAHSIVFIIVPIIFLGTIAYVFLHREESVKKDKKYQVHLKLRWGRFRIENIKRGASVIGSAGSGKTESVIYNFLQHFSKHEFCGILHDYKDFELTEIAYPLFKNKNVKFYTIAFDQIHYCVNPIAPRYLPNEESVNELSKVLIENLLELGESSTNSTSKFFSDAVEGLMAGMIWKLKTSYPQFCTLPYLIAIFQSMTTKRLVAFVSSNITSKSMASAFINGMDSDKQTAGVKSTLANAFKKISSQQLFMVLSKDEVPLNINSNENPSVISIVNHPKYESAYSPIIAAIMHTVIKQMSIRGQRSSFLMMEEAPTIKLLNMHRVPATLRSYDIATIYVMQDKVQNDILYGDKMSKAILSNLSYQFFGKVNDPDTAKYYERFFEIIKKPTHSISKNSGLSFESRITKGEKEVSKRRADIFFRLKQGEFIAFADGKDKKVQFKLQSIEKEVPQKTNQYSKEDLRLNLERIYRDANSI, encoded by the coding sequence ATGAATTTATCAATAGCACATAGTATTGTTTTTATCATTGTACCAATAATATTTCTAGGTACAATAGCATATGTTTTTCTTCATCGTGAGGAGTCGGTGAAAAAAGATAAGAAGTATCAGGTCCATTTAAAACTGCGTTGGGGGAGATTTAGAATTGAGAATATTAAGAGAGGAGCCTCTGTCATCGGATCTGCCGGAAGTGGAAAAACGGAAAGTGTGATTTACAATTTTTTGCAGCATTTCAGCAAACATGAATTTTGTGGTATTCTGCACGATTACAAGGATTTTGAACTTACCGAAATTGCCTACCCTTTATTTAAAAACAAGAATGTAAAATTCTATACCATTGCTTTTGACCAAATTCATTACTGCGTCAATCCCATCGCACCAAGATATTTGCCCAACGAAGAAAGTGTCAATGAATTATCTAAAGTTCTTATTGAAAATTTATTGGAGTTGGGGGAATCTAGCACCAACAGTACATCAAAATTCTTCAGCGATGCGGTGGAAGGATTAATGGCAGGAATGATTTGGAAGCTTAAAACATCCTATCCACAATTTTGCACCTTACCTTATTTGATTGCCATTTTTCAATCGATGACCACCAAACGATTGGTAGCTTTCGTGAGTTCTAACATCACTTCCAAAAGTATGGCAAGTGCCTTTATCAATGGTATGGATTCCGACAAACAAACCGCAGGTGTAAAAAGCACCTTGGCGAATGCTTTTAAAAAGATAAGTTCCCAACAACTGTTTATGGTATTGTCAAAAGATGAAGTGCCTTTAAATATCAACAGCAATGAAAATCCATCGGTAATTTCCATCGTGAACCATCCCAAATATGAATCCGCTTATTCTCCAATAATTGCTGCTATTATGCACACGGTTATCAAGCAAATGAGTATTCGGGGGCAACGTTCCTCTTTTTTAATGATGGAGGAAGCGCCAACCATTAAACTGCTGAATATGCACCGTGTTCCTGCAACACTCCGAAGTTATGATATTGCTACTATTTACGTGATGCAAGACAAAGTACAAAATGACATTCTCTATGGAGATAAAATGAGTAAAGCCATTTTAAGCAATTTATCCTATCAATTCTTTGGCAAGGTCAACGACCCAGACACCGCTAAATATTATGAGCGTTTCTTTGAAATCATTAAAAAACCCACCCATAGCATCAGTAAAAATAGTGGATTGAGTTTTGAGAGCCGAATTACCAAAGGAGAAAAAGAAGTTTCCAAACGTCGAGCGGATATTTTCTTTCGATTAAAACAGGGTGAGTTTATTGCTTTTGCCGATGGCAAGGATAAGAAAGTCCAATTCAAATTGCAATCTATTGAAAAAGAAGTGCCTCAAAAAACCAACCAATATTCCAAGGAGGATCTCCGGTTAAATTTGGAGAGGATTTATAGGGATGCAAATTCTATCTGA
- the mobB gene encoding MobB family relaxase, whose protein sequence is MYITITKQTLDSNYTQSVADFVAYLEKENDDKSIDEMEHFFNQYGEEISSKEVIQEIDGNTAKLKKTEPKFYSITVNPSARELRRLQNHSEELKKYTRELMKDYAASFYRENPVSVDDIKYYAKIEHQRTFKGKDKQIQENQSYATKILALKNEIRKIEAGNSNGNIKNLKDTIKQLEKEAPHQQDGKRIVRGMPKEGSQSHIHIIMSRKDMSNTYSLSPGSKYKASETVFNGKLVKRGFDRDSFFKASEKTFDNLFQYKRNYVETYTARKTFVKNPKLYFSILSGLPTNERALAFKLLGKSGVNTSLLNIPTNQVQLALKALQRLKQGIGKAIESGSIGI, encoded by the coding sequence ATGTATATCACGATAACCAAACAAACCTTAGACAGTAATTATACACAGAGCGTTGCCGATTTTGTAGCCTATCTTGAAAAAGAAAATGACGACAAATCCATCGATGAAATGGAACATTTTTTTAACCAATACGGCGAAGAAATATCGAGCAAGGAAGTCATCCAAGAAATTGATGGCAATACGGCTAAACTAAAAAAGACCGAACCTAAGTTTTATTCCATTACGGTCAATCCAAGTGCCCGTGAACTAAGACGATTGCAAAATCATTCCGAAGAGCTAAAGAAATATACCCGAGAATTGATGAAAGACTATGCAGCCTCATTTTATCGAGAAAATCCCGTTTCGGTGGATGATATCAAATACTATGCAAAGATTGAACACCAACGAACCTTTAAAGGCAAGGACAAACAGATTCAAGAGAACCAATCGTATGCCACTAAAATTCTAGCGCTTAAAAATGAAATTCGAAAAATAGAAGCTGGTAATAGCAATGGAAATATCAAAAATTTAAAAGATACAATTAAGCAATTGGAGAAAGAAGCGCCACACCAGCAAGACGGCAAGCGTATCGTAAGAGGCATGCCAAAAGAAGGGTCGCAAAGCCATATCCATATCATCATGAGCAGAAAAGATATGTCCAACACCTATAGCTTGTCTCCCGGAAGCAAGTACAAGGCATCGGAAACCGTTTTTAATGGCAAACTTGTAAAGCGAGGCTTTGATAGGGATAGCTTCTTTAAAGCATCCGAAAAGACTTTCGACAATTTGTTTCAGTACAAACGAAATTATGTGGAAACCTATACTGCTAGAAAGACCTTTGTTAAAAATCCAAAGCTGTATTTTTCGATTCTTTCCGGATTACCGACTAATGAAAGAGCACTTGCCTTTAAACTCTTGGGCAAATCGGGAGTTAATACCAGCTTGCTGAACATTCCAACCAATCAAGTGCAATTGGCATTAAAAGCTCTCCAAAGATTAAAACAGGGCATTGGCAAGGCGATAGAATCCGGCTCCATCGGCATATGA
- a CDS encoding BfmA/BtgA family mobilization protein produces the protein MDNFYTIRFKRATAKRFKSFSKKVSNSYSVTMDLIIDFFEWHGFSPPERFEKSLGQELIKNRKRTEAVIAIIKDIEKNQTKPTNAMLELLFQESPDDNEPQEELFEQQELITENEELDYYRNQYQAVQRQHQIAKDDLRKIIAKTTYVKGSFGGGYLKLNLSKEEFENLKQKL, from the coding sequence ATGGACAACTTTTATACCATACGTTTCAAAAGAGCCACAGCAAAAAGATTCAAGAGTTTTTCCAAGAAGGTCTCCAATTCCTATTCCGTAACAATGGATCTTATTATCGACTTTTTTGAGTGGCATGGCTTTTCGCCTCCCGAACGATTTGAGAAAAGCCTTGGGCAAGAATTGATCAAAAACCGAAAGCGGACAGAAGCTGTGATTGCTATCATTAAAGACATCGAAAAGAATCAAACCAAGCCTACAAATGCAATGCTAGAATTACTCTTTCAGGAAAGTCCAGATGACAATGAGCCACAAGAAGAACTCTTTGAACAACAAGAATTGATTACCGAAAATGAGGAACTGGACTACTACAGAAATCAATATCAAGCAGTACAACGGCAACATCAAATCGCTAAAGATGATTTAAGGAAAATCATCGCAAAAACCACTTATGTAAAAGGCAGTTTTGGAGGAGGCTATTTAAAACTGAATTTGAGCAAAGAAGAATTTGAAAACCTAAAGCAAAAATTATAA
- a CDS encoding JAB domain-containing protein, whose product MKNKVNEIKISYKSKETKTPCKINRSADAANLLFEHWNQDTIELHESFKVVLMNNSNIVKGIIEISNGGIAGTLVDVRILFAVALKTLTTGIIICHNHPSGTLKPSEADKRLTTKIKQASEFLDIKLLDHLILIFDGAFYSFADNNLL is encoded by the coding sequence ATGAAAAACAAAGTTAACGAAATTAAAATTAGCTATAAGAGCAAGGAAACGAAAACTCCTTGCAAAATAAACCGTTCCGCAGATGCTGCAAATCTTTTATTTGAGCATTGGAATCAAGACACTATCGAATTACATGAATCTTTTAAAGTAGTCTTGATGAATAATTCTAATATTGTTAAAGGTATTATTGAAATATCCAACGGTGGAATTGCGGGTACATTGGTCGATGTTCGCATCTTATTTGCTGTGGCATTGAAAACGCTAACTACCGGAATCATTATTTGTCACAACCATCCCTCAGGAACTCTAAAACCCAGTGAAGCCGATAAGCGATTAACTACTAAAATTAAGCAAGCTTCTGAATTTTTAGACATCAAACTTTTGGATCATTTGATTCTTATTTTTGATGGTGCATTTTACAGTTTTGCGGATAACAATTTATTATAA
- a CDS encoding DUF6876 family protein, with protein MKNIENEIKQNLQHFHGSEMFFQIPLLQTRFTDGLKYLANVAECFWLITDASVIAKSLRDKSSFITIDFKRLSEQEQVKKQCKALLIYSDGNDNILETHKYRVTDFPLKELRLFFVDNTLMLPSEY; from the coding sequence ATGAAAAATATAGAAAACGAAATTAAACAGAATTTGCAACATTTTCACGGCTCGGAAATGTTCTTTCAAATCCCATTGTTACAAACCCGATTTACAGACGGTTTAAAATATTTAGCAAATGTAGCGGAATGCTTTTGGCTCATCACAGATGCTTCTGTAATTGCTAAAAGTTTACGAGATAAAAGCAGTTTTATAACCATTGATTTTAAAAGACTTTCGGAACAGGAACAAGTGAAAAAACAATGCAAGGCATTACTTATTTACAGTGATGGCAATGACAATATATTAGAAACACACAAATACCGTGTAACGGACTTTCCATTAAAGGAATTGCGCTTGTTTTTTGTAGATAATACCTTGATGCTACCAAGCGAATATTAA
- a CDS encoding single-stranded DNA-binding protein, which yields MSTIKNHVQLIGNVGQDPNITNLESGKKVAQFSLATNENYKNSKGEKQTDTNWHAIVAWGKTAEIIEKFAGKGKEIGIVGKLKTRNYTTDDGNQRYVTEVEANEILLLGNK from the coding sequence ATGAGTACCATTAAAAATCATGTACAGTTAATTGGAAACGTTGGACAAGATCCAAACATTACAAACCTCGAAAGCGGTAAAAAAGTAGCTCAATTTTCTTTAGCTACCAATGAGAACTACAAAAACTCCAAAGGAGAAAAGCAAACGGACACCAACTGGCATGCCATTGTCGCTTGGGGAAAGACTGCCGAAATCATTGAAAAGTTTGCAGGTAAAGGCAAAGAAATTGGAATTGTAGGAAAACTAAAAACTCGAAACTATACCACAGACGATGGAAATCAGCGCTATGTAACGGAAGTGGAAGCCAATGAGATTTTGTTATTAGGCAACAAGTAA
- a CDS encoding carboxypeptidase-like regulatory domain-containing protein: protein MLFSFKNYAQSITGKVLDKENTALEYVAVALLNPQDSVLVSYTTTNKYGDFELNNLDTGSYIFQLNFVGFDVYQKKITFQEQDISFGSIILGDTTNTLDEVVLQAIIPITIKKDTISYNTKAFKIRIEDSAEDLL from the coding sequence ATGCTTTTTTCTTTTAAAAATTACGCTCAAAGTATTACCGGTAAAGTTTTAGATAAAGAAAACACAGCTTTAGAGTATGTTGCGGTTGCATTGTTAAATCCGCAAGATTCTGTTTTGGTTAGTTATACCACAACGAATAAATATGGGGATTTTGAATTGAACAATTTAGATACAGGGAGCTATATTTTTCAATTAAATTTCGTTGGTTTTGATGTTTATCAGAAAAAAATCACGTTTCAAGAACAAGATATTTCCTTTGGATCTATCATTTTAGGAGATACTACTAATACCCTTGATGAAGTTGTTTTACAAGCAATAATTCCTATCACAATAAAAAAAGATACAATTTCTTACAATACCAAAGCCTTTAAAATTCGAATAGAAGATAGCGCCGAAGATTTACTCTAA
- a CDS encoding outer membrane beta-barrel protein, which produces MSDKNRVTGIKDSERNKVINLTLKDRNKVNDFGKAQGGYGTDDRYMSSLNYNIFTPKVQLSIIGIYNNINTTGADIDEIMDFSKGGRHSFGGRNNDPTYGFLTTGIGGFNFGYEFKKDQNLNADYFYNYNKATSGLIETDRVEFINDQEIRTESKSNDEDITNSHKANFNYRDRSKKMSSFNLRGKIASNNTDSFGDESLNKYNGAGELDLGSLGKSESSAESSSGTINANYVRRFLENSKRNIQIKGGFRGSNNDRNSSNMQDNSYNISNPNASYTVLNEIYKSSTTKKLNYNLSVEYTEPLAENHFIEFQVGTRTSNQDDDVDQENFENGVQTNPLIYEQNYKNSNLVGGLFYNFSNENLVLNIGGVIVNENQDFGLEGEENYDFTYTNFNPKIFFRYRPKRSKLFMFKAEKKINLASVAQLTPVINNFNPLFIKTGNPNLSPENEYEFFAMANNFNFSSGFYYHARINFSYITDAIVTNQFTDNLGIRTTTYANLGEKEDFNVSVRFGKRIESLNFRYNIKLSGGFDNYQSIINDEINTTKSKNGTLGFSLENNKKDNLDASVGADFSKNMAKFSTGKTKEREYFQQTYFAKMDWNITNRFNIDSQFKYEIYQDSNFDSDQSIPIWNASVSYAFLKGNSLNVKLSALDILNKSIGLIRDSNTNYYQEVNREVLGNYYMLSLTYILNASKVPQKPQKGGRHGRHH; this is translated from the coding sequence ATGAGCGATAAAAACAGAGTTACCGGGATAAAAGATTCTGAGCGAAACAAAGTAATTAATTTGACTTTAAAAGATCGTAATAAAGTAAACGATTTCGGTAAGGCTCAAGGTGGTTATGGTACAGATGACCGGTATATGTCGAGCTTAAATTACAATATTTTTACCCCAAAAGTGCAGCTTTCAATCATAGGAATCTATAACAATATAAATACAACAGGTGCAGATATTGATGAAATTATGGATTTCAGTAAAGGCGGGCGACACTCTTTTGGAGGAAGAAATAACGATCCGACTTACGGGTTTTTAACTACCGGAATAGGTGGTTTTAATTTTGGCTATGAGTTTAAAAAAGATCAAAATTTAAATGCCGATTACTTTTATAATTACAACAAGGCAACTTCTGGTTTGATTGAAACCGATCGTGTTGAATTTATTAATGATCAAGAAATTAGAACCGAAAGTAAAAGTAATGACGAAGATATTACAAATAGCCATAAAGCCAATTTTAATTATAGAGACCGTTCTAAAAAAATGAGCTCGTTTAATTTAAGAGGTAAAATAGCTTCTAATAATACCGATTCTTTTGGAGATGAATCTTTAAATAAATATAATGGTGCTGGCGAGTTGGATTTAGGAAGTCTCGGGAAATCTGAAAGCAGCGCAGAAAGCAGTTCTGGTACTATAAATGCGAATTATGTTCGTCGCTTTTTAGAAAATAGTAAAAGAAACATTCAAATAAAAGGAGGTTTTAGAGGAAGTAATAATGATAGAAATAGCAGTAATATGCAAGATAATTCCTATAATATTTCAAACCCAAATGCATCTTATACTGTTTTAAACGAAATATATAAATCATCTACCACCAAAAAATTAAATTACAATTTAAGTGTAGAATATACAGAGCCATTAGCAGAAAATCATTTTATAGAATTTCAAGTTGGCACCAGAACTTCTAATCAAGATGATGATGTTGATCAAGAGAATTTTGAAAACGGAGTGCAAACGAATCCATTGATATATGAACAAAATTATAAAAACAGTAATTTGGTTGGAGGTCTGTTTTACAATTTTAGTAATGAAAATTTAGTATTAAATATTGGTGGTGTAATTGTAAACGAAAATCAAGATTTTGGTTTGGAAGGAGAAGAAAACTATGATTTTACTTATACCAATTTTAATCCAAAAATATTTTTTAGATATCGTCCGAAAAGAAGCAAGCTTTTTATGTTCAAAGCAGAGAAGAAAATAAATTTAGCATCGGTAGCGCAACTTACTCCGGTAATAAATAATTTTAACCCTTTATTCATTAAAACAGGAAACCCAAATTTGAGTCCGGAAAATGAGTATGAATTTTTCGCTATGGCAAACAATTTTAATTTTTCTTCCGGATTTTATTACCACGCGAGAATTAATTTTAGTTATATAACTGATGCCATTGTTACCAATCAATTTACGGATAATTTAGGAATAAGAACAACTACCTATGCCAATTTAGGCGAGAAAGAGGATTTTAATGTGAGTGTTAGATTTGGTAAAAGGATAGAATCTTTGAATTTTCGTTACAATATAAAACTTTCGGGAGGTTTTGATAATTACCAGTCTATTATTAATGATGAAATTAATACAACGAAATCAAAAAATGGAACGCTGGGATTTTCTTTAGAGAACAACAAAAAAGACAATTTAGACGCTTCCGTTGGAGCAGATTTCAGCAAGAATATGGCAAAGTTTTCTACAGGAAAAACAAAAGAGCGAGAGTATTTTCAACAAACCTATTTTGCTAAAATGGATTGGAATATTACCAATAGATTTAATATAGATAGTCAATTTAAATACGAAATATATCAGGACAGCAATTTTGATTCCGATCAATCAATTCCTATTTGGAATGCTTCGGTTTCGTATGCTTTTCTAAAAGGAAATAGTTTAAATGTAAAATTATCGGCATTAGATATTTTAAATAAAAGTATCGGTTTAATTAGAGATAGTAATACCAATTATTACCAGGAAGTCAACCGCGAAGTTTTAGGAAATTATTATATGCTAAGTTTAACCTATATTTTAAATGCGAGTAAAGTTCCACAAAAACCGCAAAAAGGAGGTAGACACGGTAGGCATCATTAA